In Sus scrofa isolate TJ Tabasco breed Duroc chromosome 11, Sscrofa11.1, whole genome shotgun sequence, the following proteins share a genomic window:
- the CYSLTR2 gene encoding cysteinyl leukotriene receptor 2 (The RefSeq protein has 1 substitution compared to this genomic sequence), which translates to MERKLMSLLPSISLSEMEPNSTLGNHNSNRSCTTENFKREFYPIVYLVIFIWGALGNGFSIYVFLKPYKKSTSVNVFMLNLAISDLLFTITLPFRVDYYLRGSNWIFGDTPCRIMSYSMYVNMYSSIYFLTVLSVVRFLATVHPFRLLHTTSIKNAWILCGVIWIFIMASSTVLLKNGSEQKDNVTLCLELNSNKVTKLKTMNYVALAVGFVLPFGTLSICYLLIIRALLKVEVPESGLRLSHRKALITVIIALIIFLLCFLPYHVLRTLHLLEWKADKCKDRLHKAVAVTLALAAANSCFNPFLYYFAGENFKDRLKSALRKGRPQKIRCGFSVCVWLKKETRV; encoded by the coding sequence ATGGAGAGAAAACTTATGTCCTTACTTCCATCCATCTCCCTATCAGAAATGGAACCCAATAGTACCTTGGGCAATCACAATAGCAACAGGAGCTGCACCACAGAAAACTTCAAGAGAGAATTTTACCCCATTGTGTACCTAGTAATATTTATCTGGGGAGCCTTGGGAAATGGCTTTTCTATATATGTTTTCCTGAAACCTTATAAGAAGTCCACATCAGTCAATGTTTTCATGCTAAATCTGGCCATTTCGGATCTCTTATTCACAATCACACTGCCCTTCAGGGTTGACTATTACCTTAGAGGCTCCAACTGGATATTTGGGGACACACCTTGCAGGATTATGTCTTATTCTATGTATGTCAACATGTACAGCAGCATTTATTTCCTGACTGTGCTGAGTGTTGTGCGTTTCCTGGCAACTGTTCACCCCTTCCGGCTCCTTCATACCACCAGCATCAAGAACGCCTGGATTCTCTGTGGGGTCATATGGATCTTTATTATGGCTTCCTCAACAGTACTTCTGAAGAATGGCTCTGAGCAGAAAGACAATGTCACATTGTGCTTAGAGCTGAATTCTAATAAAGTTACTAAACTGAAGACCATGAACTACGTTGCCTTGGTGGTGGGCTTTGTGCTGCCATTCGGCACTCTCAGCATCTGCTACCTGCTAATCATTCGAGCTTTGTTAAAGGTAGAGGTCCCGGAGTCCGGGCTGCGGCTTTCTCACAGGAAGGCATTGATCACCGTCATCATTGCTTTGATCATCTTTCTCCTGTGTTTCCTGCCCTATCACGTACTGAGAACCCTTCACCTGCTCGAATGGAAAGCTGATAAATGCAAAGACAGGCTGCATAAAGCTGTGGCTGTCACACTAGCTTTGGCAGCGGCCAACAGCTGCTTCAATCCTTTCCTCTATTACTTTGCTGGGGAGAATTTTAAGGACAGACTAAAGTCTGCACTCAGGAAAGGTCGACCACAGAAAATAAGGTGCGGTTTCTCTGTCtgtgtgtggctgaaaaaggaaacgAGAGTGTAA